The following proteins come from a genomic window of Corallococcus sp. NCRR:
- the cyoE gene encoding heme o synthase, which translates to MSARALSQSSTASDLISLTKPRLSSLVLITAAGGMFMAPGHFSPVRTLVTLLATAGTVGAANAFNCYWERHSDQFMARTRNRPLPAGRMDPNTALWFGLSLAAVSLPALVMGANLLTGVLGLIALLSYVLAYTPLKARTSAAMLVGAIPGALPPLMGWTAVTNQVDAGGFALFAIMFLWQMPHFIAIALFRKDEYAAAGLKSVPLERGDESSRAQVVLYLVALVPMTLLPFQLHIAGTWYLAAAVVLGLVFLGLGAWGFFKHLGKPWARQTFLYSLVYLTGLFAVMALDRIPRG; encoded by the coding sequence GTGAGCGCGCGTGCCCTGTCCCAGTCGTCCACCGCGTCCGACCTGATCTCCCTCACGAAGCCGAGGCTGTCGTCGCTGGTGCTCATCACCGCGGCGGGCGGCATGTTCATGGCTCCGGGGCACTTCTCGCCGGTGCGGACGCTGGTGACGCTGCTGGCGACGGCCGGGACGGTGGGCGCGGCGAACGCGTTCAACTGCTACTGGGAGCGCCACAGCGACCAGTTCATGGCGCGCACGCGCAACCGGCCGCTGCCCGCCGGGCGCATGGACCCCAACACGGCGCTGTGGTTCGGCCTGTCCCTGGCGGCGGTGTCGCTGCCCGCCCTGGTGATGGGGGCCAACCTGCTCACCGGCGTGCTGGGGCTCATCGCGCTGCTCAGCTACGTGCTGGCCTACACGCCGCTCAAGGCCCGCACGTCCGCGGCCATGCTGGTGGGCGCCATCCCCGGCGCGCTGCCGCCCTTGATGGGGTGGACGGCGGTGACGAACCAGGTGGACGCGGGCGGCTTCGCGCTGTTCGCCATCATGTTCCTCTGGCAGATGCCGCACTTCATCGCCATCGCGCTGTTCCGCAAGGACGAGTACGCCGCCGCGGGCCTCAAGTCCGTGCCGCTGGAGCGCGGGGACGAGTCCAGCCGCGCGCAGGTGGTGCTCTACCTGGTGGCGCTGGTGCCCATGACGCTGTTGCCGTTCCAACTGCACATCGCCGGCACGTGGTACCTGGCCGCGGCGGTGGTGCTGGGGCTGGTCTTCCTGGGCCTGGGGGCGTGGGGCTTCTTCAAGCACCTGGGAAAGCCCTGGGCGCGCCAGACGTTCCTGTATTCGCTCGTGTATCTCACCGGCCTGTTCGCCGTGATGGCGCTGGACCGCATCCCCCGCGGCTAG
- a CDS encoding ABC transporter ATP-binding protein: protein MPDTSVPTPPPPLLRIEGLTRRFGGRTAVDGLSLSVQPGEILGLLGPNGAGKSTTFQLLAGLLAPDAGQVHFAGKVLSLSDPALRRQMGIIFQKSSLDDLLTARENLLLGARLYGLTGADAKARVETMLALIGLQDRGDEKVGTWSGGMRRRLELARALVHQPRVVLMDEPTQGLDEAAFRTFWTHLKRLRDAEGVTVLCTTHRADEAEGCDRLAVLDAGKLVACDTPRALASRMGGDILTLEGPEPEALAAQVTERLGLGATVVEGRVQVEASQGHALVPRLVEAFPPGRFASVSLRRPTLADVFLQLTGKALGADAPSPTPAPRKRR from the coding sequence ATGCCTGACACCTCCGTTCCGACCCCGCCCCCGCCGCTCCTGCGCATCGAGGGGCTCACGCGCCGCTTCGGCGGGCGCACCGCCGTGGACGGGCTGTCGCTGTCCGTGCAGCCGGGCGAAATCCTGGGGCTGCTGGGGCCCAACGGCGCCGGCAAGTCCACCACCTTCCAACTGCTCGCGGGCCTGCTCGCGCCGGACGCGGGGCAGGTGCACTTCGCGGGCAAGGTGCTGTCCCTGAGCGACCCGGCGCTGCGGCGCCAGATGGGCATCATCTTCCAGAAGAGCAGCCTGGATGACCTGCTCACCGCCCGGGAGAACCTGCTGCTGGGCGCGCGGCTGTACGGCCTCACGGGCGCGGACGCGAAGGCGCGCGTGGAGACGATGCTGGCGCTCATCGGCCTGCAGGACCGGGGCGATGAGAAGGTGGGCACCTGGTCGGGCGGCATGCGCCGGCGGCTGGAGCTGGCGCGGGCGCTGGTGCACCAGCCGCGCGTGGTGCTGATGGACGAGCCCACGCAGGGCCTGGACGAGGCGGCCTTCCGCACCTTCTGGACGCACCTCAAGCGTTTACGTGACGCGGAGGGCGTCACCGTGCTCTGCACCACCCACCGCGCGGATGAGGCGGAAGGGTGCGACCGGCTGGCGGTGCTGGACGCCGGGAAGCTGGTGGCGTGCGACACGCCCCGGGCGCTCGCTTCCCGCATGGGCGGCGACATCCTCACGCTGGAGGGCCCGGAGCCGGAGGCGCTGGCCGCGCAGGTGACGGAGCGGCTGGGGCTCGGGGCGACGGTGGTGGAGGGGCGGGTGCAGGTGGAGGCTTCGCAGGGACACGCGCTGGTGCCGCGGCTGGTGGAGGCCTTCCCTCCGGGACGGTTCGCCTCCGTGTCGCTGCGCCGGCCCACGCTGGCGGACGTGTTCCTCCAGCTCACCGGGAAGGCCCTGGGGGCGGATGCTCCCTCGCCCACGCCCGCGCCGAGGAAACGCCGATGA
- a CDS encoding ABC transporter permease — MSADIPVPVPSSSSAEAAPAAGVHRREPGTLALQWATVWVLLSRDVVRFFRQPSRVVGALAQPILFWFVIGSGFAGSFRVEGAQGLGYQQFFFPGVVTMVVLFSAIFATITVIEDRKEGFLQAVLAGPGSRLAVVLGKALGSSSIALMQASLFLLFAPLAGVDVKSVDYALLAAVMVLSALALTGMGMALAWWVKSSAGYHAVMSLVMLPMWVLSGAMFPVKGAGPVLSWVMTLNPMRFSVEGVRRALYGAQASLAVGSQGGATVGWEVPALLAFAAVFVGLAAFSVSRRE, encoded by the coding sequence ATGAGCGCCGACATCCCCGTGCCTGTTCCGTCCTCCTCCTCGGCGGAGGCCGCGCCCGCCGCTGGGGTCCACCGCCGGGAGCCGGGGACGCTGGCGTTGCAGTGGGCCACCGTCTGGGTGCTGCTGTCGCGCGACGTGGTGCGCTTCTTCCGGCAGCCCAGCCGGGTGGTGGGCGCGCTGGCGCAGCCCATCCTGTTCTGGTTCGTCATCGGCTCCGGCTTCGCGGGTTCGTTCCGCGTGGAGGGCGCGCAGGGGCTGGGCTACCAGCAGTTCTTCTTCCCGGGCGTCGTCACCATGGTGGTGCTCTTCAGCGCCATCTTCGCCACCATCACCGTCATCGAGGACCGCAAGGAGGGCTTCCTCCAGGCGGTGCTGGCGGGGCCGGGCTCGCGGCTGGCGGTGGTGCTGGGCAAGGCGCTGGGGTCGTCCAGCATCGCGCTGATGCAGGCGTCGCTGTTCCTGCTCTTCGCGCCGCTGGCGGGCGTGGACGTGAAGTCGGTGGACTACGCGCTCCTCGCGGCGGTGATGGTGCTGTCCGCGCTGGCGCTCACCGGGATGGGGATGGCGCTCGCCTGGTGGGTGAAGTCGAGCGCGGGCTACCACGCGGTGATGAGCCTGGTGATGCTGCCCATGTGGGTGCTCTCCGGGGCCATGTTCCCGGTCAAGGGCGCCGGGCCGGTGCTGTCGTGGGTGATGACGCTCAACCCGATGCGCTTCTCCGTGGAGGGCGTGCGCCGCGCGCTGTACGGGGCGCAGGCGTCGCTGGCGGTGGGCTCTCAGGGTGGGGCGACGGTGGGGTGGGAGGTGCCCGCGCTGCTGGCGTTCGCGGCGGTGTTCGTGGGGCTGGCCGCGTTCAGCGTGAGCCGCCGCGAGTAG